The sequence below is a genomic window from Actinokineospora baliensis.
CGTCACCGGCGCGATGCGGGCGACCACAGCCAGTCAACCACAACGGACCGACAACGGGGAGCGGCTCATCTACCCCGGTCCGGTGCTCCCGCGGTCAGCGCCGAGAGCGCGCACAGCCCCGCCCACACCCCGGCCACCACCGCCGACTTCCGCCGAGCCTCGGCGTCGGGCAACCCGGTCCCGAACCCCACCGCATCCGCCACGTCCGCGGCCACCCGCACCGCGATCGCCGTACGAAGCGGTTTGCCAGCCGGGGCGACCGCCATCGCCAGCCCCGTGGCCACATCCCGCACCCCGATGCTCCTGGTCAGCACCGCCACCCCACGCGCGGGCTCCCCAGTAGAAGTCACCAACCCCGTCGGCCGCGCCATCAGGGCGGGCCGCACCGCCACCGCGGCCCCGTACAGCGCGGTCGCGATCCCCAGCACCCGCGGCACCCAACTCAACTTCACCATGGCGGCGAGGCTACCCACGGTGGCCCCCGATCACCGCCCGAGAACGCGGCAGGCCCAGCGCCAGCCGCCTGGTAGGCCTCTGCGTGCAGGGGCGCCTGCGCGGCGATGCGTCGAAGTTGCCCCGTCGGGACGCGGCCGTTGTGGCGGCGAGCCTTCCTGTGGCGGCTGCCGATCACCGCCCGAGAGTGCCGTGCAAGGTCTCGGCGAAGGATTCCCGGGACGGCCCAGGCGTCGAGTGGTGGGCACCGCTGCGGCGATGCGGCTAAGGGTGATCCTGTCAAGGCGTGCGGCTAGGGCACTGCGTAGGTGGCGGCGAGCCTTCCCAAAGTGGGCACCGCCCGCGAACTCCCGCAGCGCCTCTGAGTTGGACGCCTTCGGTGCCCAGCGACATGGCGCCCGCGCAGGCGGCCTCTCCGCAGCGGCCGCCGATCACCGCTCGAGGATGCCGTGCAGGGCCTCGGTGAAGGACTCTCGGAACCCCTCGGCGTCCAGCGGCATCGCGCCTGCTCCGGCGATGCGGTCGAAGATCATTCCGTCGAGGAAGGCGACCAGGGCTCGGCCCTGGCGTTGTGGGTCCTTGGCGCCTGCGGCCGCGAGTAGGTCCGCGGCCAAGACCCGGTAGCGCTCGCCGACCGCCACCAGGGCCTCGCGCAGTTCTGGGCGGCGGGTTGCCTCTATGGACAGCTCGTACCTGGCGACCATGCGGTCTCGGTTCACCGTCGCAGATCTCTCCGCCATGCCTGCCATCAGGGCGGCCAGGTGTTCGGCGGTGATCCGGGCGGGTACCGGGGTGACCGGGGCGAGTTCGTCGGCGTCCAGGTCGGCCAGTCGCTGGACGGTCGCGGCCAACAGGGCGTGGCGGGTGCGGAAGTAGTACGAGCAGGAACCCTCGGGCAGGCCCGCCGCCCGGTCCACGGCGCGGTGGGTCAGTCCTCGGAGGCCTTCGCGGGCGAGTGTGGCGATCGCCGCATCGGTGAGCTCGGTTCGTCGCACTCTACAAGTGTAGAGTGCTCTACAGATGTAGAGCACGGGGAGGGGATATGCGGACAGCGGCGGTGGTGGGCGGCGGGATCGCGGGCCTGGCGACGGCGATCGGGCTCGCCGGGCGGGGTTGGCGGCCGACAGTGTTCGAGCGGGCGGCGGAGTTCGGCGAGGTCGGGGCCGGGATCTCGCTGTGGCGCAACGCGCTGCGGGCGCTGGACGCGATCGGTGTCGGCGACCAGGTGCGGGCCAGGGGGTCCAACCCGGGCAACGGCGGACTGCGGGACAAGAACGGCCGCTGGTTGGCGCGGAGTTCGGCCGCGGACCTCGCGATGGTCCACCGCGCGGACCTGCTGGAGGTGCTGCTCAGCGCGGTCCCGCCGGATGTCCTGCGCCCTGGGACGCCGGTGGACGACCTGGCCGTCGTCGACGGCAAGCCTGTGGTCAACGGCTCGCGGTTCGACCTGCTCGTTGGCGCCGACGGCCTCCGCAGCACCGTTCGTGCCGCCTTCTGGCCAGACGCGCAACCACCGCGCCCCACGGGGCACACCGCGTGGCGCATGGTCCTACCAGCGCGAGACGTATCTGCCAGCGAGACCTGGGGTGACCGCCAGGTCTTCGGGATCTTCCCCATGAGCGACGACCGGGTCTATGCCTACGCGGCCGCCGTAGTCCCGCCGAACACCGCCTTCCCCGACGGCGACCTGGCCGAACTCCGGCGCCGTTTCGGCGACTGGCACGACCCCATCCCGGACTTGGTCAACCGCGCCGAGACCGTCTTAAGGCATGACCTCTACTACCTGCCCGAATTGCCCACATATGTACGTGGTCCCGTCGCTCTAGTAGGCGACGCGGCGCATGCAATGACCCCCAACATGGGCCAGGGCGGCTGTCAGGCGTTGGAGGACGCGGTCACCTTGGCGGCTCTAGCCGACGACCTGGCGCAGTACGACGCGGTGCGTAGGCCACGCTCGCAAGCCATAGCCCGCCGCTCCCTCACCACCGGCAAGCTCGTCCACAGCGGGGCGCCGTGGCGCAACACCCTGGTCCGCCTGCTCCCGACCGGCCTGCTCAACCGCGCCGTCGAGCGGACACTCGACTGGTACCCGCCGGTCACGCCGCTCGGGTAGGGGAAGATCGGGGGGTGCACCCAGCCGCGACCAACGACCTCTGGCAACAGATCTTCGGCGACCAGTGGGAGCCGCCGAACACGATGGTGCTGGTCACCGCCGGTATCGCCCTGGTCCTGGTAGCGGTCAACGCGTTCTGGCGCCCCGCGCGCAACGTGATCACCATCGTGCACGAGGCGGGCCACGCCCTCATCGCCGTCCTGGCCGGTCGCCGCCTGGCCGGGATCCGCCTGCACTCCGACACCTCGGGTGTCACGGTCTCCCGGGGC
It includes:
- a CDS encoding TetR/AcrR family transcriptional regulator yields the protein MRRTELTDAAIATLAREGLRGLTHRAVDRAAGLPEGSCSYYFRTRHALLAATVQRLADLDADELAPVTPVPARITAEHLAALMAGMAERSATVNRDRMVARYELSIEATRRPELREALVAVGERYRVLAADLLAAAGAKDPQRQGRALVAFLDGMIFDRIAGAGAMPLDAEGFRESFTEALHGILER
- a CDS encoding FAD-dependent oxidoreductase, coding for MRTAAVVGGGIAGLATAIGLAGRGWRPTVFERAAEFGEVGAGISLWRNALRALDAIGVGDQVRARGSNPGNGGLRDKNGRWLARSSAADLAMVHRADLLEVLLSAVPPDVLRPGTPVDDLAVVDGKPVVNGSRFDLLVGADGLRSTVRAAFWPDAQPPRPTGHTAWRMVLPARDVSASETWGDRQVFGIFPMSDDRVYAYAAAVVPPNTAFPDGDLAELRRRFGDWHDPIPDLVNRAETVLRHDLYYLPELPTYVRGPVALVGDAAHAMTPNMGQGGCQALEDAVTLAALADDLAQYDAVRRPRSQAIARRSLTTGKLVHSGAPWRNTLVRLLPTGLLNRAVERTLDWYPPVTPLG